AGCGGgtattttcccgcactttgactcaagttaaaaaaaaaaaaattgcttaaaattttaCTGGTTCACGGCGCAGCTTGTGCCTGTTGCGATTGGTTAAAGTCGTTCAATGGCAAACCACCCAATTTTATCACCGCAGTTAATTAAGCGATTGACGCGGTTGTAGACAAACCAGGCCACCTGGAAGCTGGAGTTAATTAATATATGTCATGAAGAAAGACGTGTCATGAAGTGTAATGGAGATGATATAAACTTTATTCCCTAAGATGACTTAATTGATAGCGCTGCGGTTGAGGGGTGAGCAGCGCTTTCACatagtcatgggttcgaatggCGCTTAAGCCCGTGCTGTTacagataattaacaattattccatgagcgcacgttggatatgagatggtaaatagccaacgaggcgcgtagcgccgagttggctataaccaggctcatatccaacaagcgcgaatagaataattgttttatttaattccttaaactacaaaagtttggaagtacgaaatacgagcgaaaaaagggagaaaatcctagcgaaatcgaaaaaacttgattgaatacctggtggtcagacgtaggctcatcacaaaaacatttcttcctttttggcgtacttctaagcttcgaaattgatccaaactttccccaaaaacgtttttcttgtgctttataccaagagaaatttcgattTCTGGCGTAAaaatttttagcttagcaacgtttagcgcaatcatttaccatatatggtcaaactaaggtatatgagctgataaccgagattgagtgaaccaatcagagcacgagaattgcattatccgaggttgagaatttaataactgCTTTGATTCCTTGATTTAACTGTGGTGATCTTTCGATTAGAAAATCTTTTCTTGTTTGCAATTTCAATGCAGGATTATCATATATTTCTATTATGTTTGATTCATATTCAGATGTTATGGAAATTCTTCTTGAATTCAATGCTGACCCCAACTATGCAAATTCAAATGGAAAGACGAGTTTAATGGTTGCCTGCTATGCTGGCCAAGAATATTCGGCAAGGTTGCTTCGGCGGAATGGTGCTTTGTGGGAAACGCGTGACAAAAATGGGCTAACTGCTGTACATTGTACTGCAGACGGAGGCCATGACGATCTCCTCTTGTGGGTTCTAAGAGATGGCGGTCCAGTCGACATAGAAGACACTATCAACGGGTGGACTCCCTTGATGCGTGTTGCGTGCCTATCTGGAAACTATGACGTAGCTGAAACACTCCTAGACAAAGGCGCCGACATGAACAAGTTTGACAAATCGGGCAAGAACGTGCTTATGGCTGCCTCTATGAATGGGCATTTTAATATGGTGCGCTTACTTGTCGAACGTGGCGCAGATATATACTTACAGAACAGAGAAGGAAAAACCGCATTAGAATTTGCCCGCTCCATGGAAAGACATAGTATCATTAAATTTCTGGAGTTCCAAGTGGCGAAGGAGGAGAAACAGAGGAAAGCCAAGCTACTGGAAGAGAAAATCAGAGACAACCAGCAAAAACTAGAGAAACTACAAATGAACATTAAGTAAAGATGActtcatttttaaaatgaaatctgtattattatcattgcaAAAGGGCATCCGCAACGCATTGATTTAGTAATAAACAAGATATAATTAGATATGACGTAGCCCGTTAATTCATGAATTATTTTCAGTACAAACAAGCAGGCATAATCTTACTAAACACAACTAGAACGGAAGCACGCGATCGTAACTCGGAAAATTGTCGTGTATTAAGCTGGGTATGTGCCAAACTATGGTACCTGACGAAAGTCTAGAGAGCTCTCAAACTCTAAAACTGCAAGTaaacttttattattataactgaAATCAATGAATAATCACAGCAATGAAAACTTACATCGGATAAACGACAAAAACGATCAAGGCGGTACTTTCGCGACCGAAATGAtagagcagtggtgagagcactagcCTCTCGCCAATGTGGCCCAAGTTCGATCAAGGGCACcaaacgtcaattttcggaaaatatctgttcggaagacgatttgagatctagaatttttggaacatttgttgtaaaatttattgcttgcctgcctctcctaggattttcgaacatctaaaacatggtataattgcccattttaaacggatttttacctcaaaaggtcacctagaactttcgggagccttttttacatgtttttttctggctaaaattttcgaaaaaataaGTTCTGATCCCAAAAATTTtcgatcactagactttcagcaaggaaatccgaacagatgaaaaatttttaggggataaaaatatgcctatatctacagtttaaatACTGAAATACGTTAAACAATGCTATTTTTAattggttttgaactatattctcgttgggtgcccctgtgcgattcccagattcggtttccatacgtgggttgagtttgttggttctctactctgcaccgccGGAGAGGGTTTACTTCggcttttccctctcctcaaaaaccaacatttgatttgatttgcgcaaatttgttgatttcagtttacagtgtccccaataagtgcttaaattaagttcctttcttttctttccttaccGTGAAAGATATGTGTAATAGTTGAAACAGTTTTAAGTGACAGGCAAATCTCATCCCTCGAAATcatgattttcaaagtaaagtcatttagaaaacagtcctaagaaaatatgcgccctgattggttaaaaatcgtgtttctataactcgatggagacacagaactagcacgagctgttcccacagcatttctcgttctcccaacctttcactcgtgtttctataactcgatagaaacacggtacatgtttgctatttcttaaataaactgaaaaaaaaaaaaaagaatttcctGTCATTGCACTCAGTTATGAATAACGTAGCTAATCAACACGTAATCACGTATAGATGACACAAAAAGTAACAGTATGATGCTACTGTAAACTTTAAAACGTCTTTATGCtgatgaagaaaacaaaacgaTGCTAAGTTTTTGTGACCATGTCTCATGTAAGCTCAATGAAGGAGGAGGCGATGTGGTGCAGTTCTTATTTGCTTGCagatccaggtgatctggtgacgtaattcggaggactggggagaaaagttttaacgccgtatcccacaaccgcgtacggccttattttcgaattcaacatggcagaggggagcttagatcttgtcgggtctacttgaatgttcattcagtaacaggaaatgtggtagacacgtaatgatctgttgagtttcggcgatggcaatactgcagggagtttggaaacaacacctaagaccgcgcgcggttgtgggatacggcgttaaaattctccttcccagtcctccaaattacgtcaccagatcacctggtagtATGAGGTTGAATTTATGTTGAGTCATTGGCTGGACTTATTTGTCTTTGCTACCAGTCGAATCAGCTACGTCCTGCATTAGGGATTTTAGGGCACGTTACGCTTGCTTATCTCTCATTTTCTCGTTGTAAAGCGGATTTTAGAAACGGTATACACTAAGAAAATCCACCGCGTAAATAACACACATTGCGGGTCTTCAGTTTAGACCGAAAAACACAACAGTTTTGCTGACGTCCCTTGACATGACTTGAATTTGACATATGTCAAAATAGATCTTTCATTGACGTGATTCTCGGTTAATCGAATGCTGCActtaaacaaaaaaccaaaaggttttcatcaaaattaattttaggtGTTTTTCACGTTaagtcatcgccgccatgttcgGGGACGAAGGCAAGAGATGAGATTCTACTAGGGTTTTTGTTCTTCTCAACCGGTTCAGGGATAGCGGTAAATCAATCAGCAATTTTATATacaattttcaatttacaatggAGGATGGATGGAGGGACACCTAACACAAATCTATATTGCATCATAAACAAGGTGAAAAATTACGTTCGTTTTTCAAGAATACCTAAATAGTTAATTATGTATGTTTCGCTTGGTTTTTCTAGTTCTAACGTTATTTTTTGAAATACTTTGTATCTGACGATGACGTTTGTAAAATCGAAACAGgtattacaaattaaaaaatatataataaaactACGACTTTTCTGCTTCTACCTCGACTGTTTAATACCACAGCAGTACATCATGATTCAACAGCACTGCTCACATGTAcacaatgcgtgcctattttttgaTTTTAATGTTGTGGTCCCTCATTGTTGCTTTAACCCAGCTTTGGCGCAAAAGGCGCATGCTCCGAGCAAGGTAGGTTTCATGCAGTGGCACTCACCGGTGACATTCGTAAAGCCTTTCTTCAAGTTCGTATTCGTGAGCAAGACCGCAATGCTCTACGCTTCCACTATCCAGTTCGAATCCACACTTACAGATTCGCCCGCGTGCTCTTTGGTTTAGGACCCTCGCCTTTTCTCCTCGTGGGAGTTATCAAACATCACCGGAATCGCTGTCGAGCTGATTACCTTGAGTGCGTGGGAGATATTGAACGCGAGCTGTACGTGGACGACCTCTTAACAGGTGCTCTGACCATAAAGGAAGCCGAAGACAAGAAATCCTCGAATGTAAAGGAACTGGAACTTGATAAAAGATCAAAGAACGAAGATAAATTAAGCTACGCTAGCCAGCAGCTGGGAGTCAAGCCTAGTGAATGTGGCCTACTGGGAATGAAGTGGAACAAGGCAACCGGCAAAATTGGTCTCATCTTTCCAGCAGATATCGCCCAACCGACTAAAGGAGAAATACTGACAAAAGGTGGCCAAGATTTATGACCCCCTCAGACTTGTTGCTCACATCACCCTTCAAAGAAAGCTCCTATATCACAATTCTTGCTGGGAGAAATGCCTCGAATGCGCCTTTATCACAGAAATTAGTTCAGGAGTGGAAGATGTGAGAAAGGTCCTTGCCACTAGAAATCAGCTGCACAAGAGCATTGAAATGTGTTCGAGAGCCTATCGAGAGCATTGAACTCCATGCCTTTGGAGACGCTAGTGAAAAAGGAGATTCCGCCGCTGTTTATGTTGTCATAAAACAGAAGACTGTAACCAACCAGGACCTCATAACAGGTTTCAGAAACCGGGCTAGGATTTTCAACCCGGAAAAACGGGCTGAAAAGTCCGCAAAAAGTCCATGTAATCGAAATGGAATTTCAGACCAGGCTGAAAAAGGAACGTGAGCATGCGCATCGTTTGTGTTTTCGCAATTTTCCCAtgcaaatttgcgttttgcgcccgggctgaaattaatcatgtaatcgcaacaaaaTCTCATCCCGGTGCTGAAACTCGCCACATATTCAGTTTAAGTAGAGCCCTGTACCTTGAAATTCTACCGAACCTGGAGACCACAACGTTCCTAAGGAGTTTGAAGCGCCTTATCGCTCGATGTGGACGACCCTCAACGATAAACTCAAACAACGGAAGAACCTTCGTCGGAGCAAACCTATCCAGCAAAAGAAGTATCCTGGAAGTTCAATCTCAGCCGTGCCTCCTGGTGGAGGACAGTTCGAGCGCCTACTTGATTTTTTAGACGAGCTCTCTATAAAGCAACCTGTGAAGGGATGTTATCATGGCCCGAGCTGAACGATGTGTTTCTTGAAGTTGAGACGCAAAGTCGCCCTTTGTCGTAGGTTGAGGATGATACTCAATTCTCTCTACTTACCCCAGCCAGCTTCTTATTTCAGAGGTCCAATCACCTACCTGAGCACGAGTCCTGCAAAGATGCGCAAAGGAAGCGCTGGACTCCGGAGTATCTCTAGCCAGAGCTCTCCGAGAGCAACATAACTGTGGAGAGGAAGGGAAGCAGAATTCGCTGAAGATAGGCGATGCCGTCATTATTTACTCAGAAGAGAAAAAAACCATGGTAATTGTACAGCAACTGTATGAGGGGCGCGATGGAGTTGTGCGAGCAGTTAAGGACGTTAAGATACACAATGGTAAATCTTCCTTGGAAAGACCTATCCAGTATCCGTGTCCTTTAGAACTGTGTTATGACCAAAGAGATGCGGGACTAGCTCAGCTCAATGTTCACGCTCGCGTTTTCCGCCCGAGGAGAGATGCTGCAGTCGCTGCTGGAATTCGTTCTTCAGAATTAAGAGTTAGAAAAGAAATCTTGGACAGATCATGTTTGCGGGAATTAATTATGAACTGATTGCGAACTTTGaaccttttttcttctttgtgtCTCTTTCTTGCGTAATTTTAACTCTTTTAAGTTTCAATCAGTTTCCTTTGTCTGCATGTGCTCCCTTGCAGGAAGCACATGGGGAGAGTGTCGGAAACTGGCTAATATGACAATAAGTTCCAGATTATCTTTAGCGACTTGCGATCAAACATTTGTCAACGATTGATTTCTTTTGTCTGAGTCACATCCGATTTCCTGTGGTTTCAAGAATTGTGTTACCTTCTCCCTTGATTGATATACTTCAGTACCCAGTCagttttgttttagataaagGTGTGTTTagaagaaaaaccttaaataacaatgaccacaaccagggtttctgagcccgcgagactgagtaCCCccaacaaaacattgttttaacgaaaaccgctgatCAGCAACTCgattctggtcattgctgtctaatgTCTTCCTTGGCGGAAACTAAGACGTTGTACTCTCTGCTGTAGGT
The Montipora capricornis isolate CH-2021 chromosome 10, ASM3666992v2, whole genome shotgun sequence genome window above contains:
- the LOC138019063 gene encoding fibronectin type 3 and ankyrin repeat domains protein 1-like, whose protein sequence is MLLPELTVGEVTYNSIELKWDGGENNNSDGKRRLYHVQLNRRQPRSACPGGPSLDPLTNYQGYSLQCVFKGLPPMTPYLCRLKTLKDNNESQESSWSEPISVSTANEPPSGAELHRAVARQDLEKVRSILKENSSVVEVMDKFGLTPLMVAAQKGFTDVMEILLEFNADPNYANSNGKTSLMVACYAGQEYSARLLRRNGALWETRDKNGLTAVHCTADGGHDDLLLWVLRDGGPVDIEDTINGWTPLMRVACLSGNYDVAETLLDKGADMNKFDKSGKNVLMAASMNGHFNMVRLLVERGADIYLQNREGKTALEFARSMERHSIIKFLEFQVAKEEKQRKAKLLEEKIRDNQQKLEKLQMNIK